One window of Colias croceus chromosome 6, ilColCroc2.1 genomic DNA carries:
- the LOC123692502 gene encoding protein FAM32A-like: protein MVEEDEYACVNRAQLKIKDNSGIKKKKKKKANKETEKVIKQQINNNEVQEQVKQREEEKRTKAELAFKKMQEKMQRQRIQQKAEMTHKQRVEKFNQHLDSLTEHFDIPKVSWTK, encoded by the exons ATGGTGGAGGAAGACGAATATGCATGTGTCAATAGagcacaattaaaaattaaagataattCTGGAatcaaaaagaaaaagaagaagaaggcAAATAAAGAGACAGAAAAGGTCATAAAACAGCAGATAAATAACAATGAAGTACAGGAACAGGTGAAGCAACGAGAAGAAGAGAAACGAACTAAAGCTGAGTTAGCATTCAAAAAAATGCAAGAGAAAATG CAAAGACAAAGAATACAGCAAAAAGCAGAGATGACCCACAAACAAAGAGTGGAGAAATTTAATCAGCATTTGGACAGTCTCACTGAACACTTTGATATTCCTAAAGTGTCTTGGACCAAATAG
- the LOC123692214 gene encoding uncharacterized protein LOC123692214 translates to MKCILFISICIFISCVLPIYSECNIPIVLRNSWFSFENGQQTTTDINANEMTGRGVCVNIHAESQSNYSMVFKYTNCYYCVKLIVRTVNVLEKIETPCVSLELHEEPTVERVCRHLNPDQYFVTLFAENFVPVNCRSSLEGVWQFAYQNRFRFTGECNNPEAQIKSCQTAGTQFLITNQKFNITYRKCPGMSGTFEGVVEYSCLGHWFVNKNMFFAVANTKESRKDERYRCFLRNRDDDLYIGASITPQCSTLKTVEKSPERYRITPVKAEVVEPGCRLPQNFSGDWINTANIDADVFINETHIIETYYPDEGRYRRTIYVCREQRDSRVMMARLTVDGCQKDYVCFDFVPQHHNVIRFRKGLAMTQNNFHTVCSWVQFQNKQKWRYDIFLKKDPTPIRCPVAGKFNFTQRGDVRFETRILGGVTLSPRPNLYCKINISDFSVCDVDQKTVQIKENYCLSVDYLGRPVDIYSDPDYKMKCIGYWKENLKSYLITYDELDPFSKYRCWVYQRADLNRVLMSQALGAYCDLKQDVTSWNYTEGAAVAIEMEEYERERDQCPMHFDDGSDPWATKENFIKVFSFSYSFWRGNGAPVLHVANLTIVVLLVSILKCLLN, encoded by the exons ATgaagtgtatattatttatatcgatatgtatatttataagttgtg TGCTGCCGATATATTCAGAATGTAATATTCCAATAGTTCTAAGGAATTCATggttttcatttgaaaatgggCAACAGACAACCACGGATATCAACGCAAATGAAATGACCGGCAG AGGGGTATGTGTGAACATACATGCAGAATCACAATCAAATTACTCAATGGTGTTTAAGTATACCAATTGCTACTATTGTGTGAAGCTGATTGTCAGAACGGTAAATGTGCTGGAGAAGATTGAAACACCCTGTGTAAGCTTAGAGTTGCACGAGGAACCAACAGTGGAGAGAGTGTGCAGGCATCTGAATCCTGATCAGTATTTCGTCACACTGTTTGCTGAGAATTTCGTTCCT GTAAATTGTCGTTCATCACTGGAAGGTGTATGGCAGTTCGCATACCAAAACCGTTTTAGATTTACCGGTGAATGTAATAACCCTGAAGCACAGATAAAGTCCTGTCAGACGGCTGGTACTCAGTTCTTGATTACAAAtcaaaagtttaatattacatatagAAAATGCCCTGGTATGTCTGGTACATTTGAAGGTGTGGTTGAATATAGTTGTTTGG gaCATTggtttgtaaacaaaaacatgtTCTTTGCTGTCGCTAACACTAAGGAATCTCGGAAGGACGAAAGGTATCGTTGTTTCTTGAGAAACAGAGATGATGATCTGTACATTGGTGCATCTATTACACCTCAGTGCAGTACATTAAAAACAGTCGAGAAGTCTCCGGAAAGATATAGGATTACACCAGTCAAG GCTGAAGTTGTAGAACCAGGCTGTCGATTACCGCAAAACTTTTCGGGTGACTGGATTAACACGGCTAACATAGACGCCGACGTATTCATTAACGAAACGCATATCATCGAAACGTATTACCCTGATGAGGGGCGATATAGACGTACTATTTATGTTTGCAG AGAACAGCGTGATAGCAGAGTGATGATGGCAAGATTAACGGTTGATGGTTGTCAGAAGGATTATGTGTGCTTCGACTTTGTACCACAACATCATAATGTTATTAG ATTCCGCAAAGGTTTAGCCATGACGCAAAACAATTTCCACACAGTGTGCTCATGGGTACAGTTTCAGAATAAACAGAAGTGGCGTTACGATATATTCCTAAAGAAGGATCCAACGCCCATCAGATGCCCAGTTGCTGGCAAATTCAATTTCACACAAAGAGGCGATGTTAGGTTCGAAACAAGGATTCTCGGTGGTGTCACATTGAGTCCTCGTCCAAATTTGtactgtaaaataaacataagcGATTTCTCTGTGTGCGATGTCGATCAGAAAACAGTGCAAATCAAGGAGAATTACTGCCtctctgtagattatttgggaAGGCCAGTGGATATTTACAGTGATCCCGATTATAAGATGAAATGTATCGGATATTGGAAAGAGAATTTGAAGTCGTATTTGATTACGTACGACGAACTTGATCCCTTCTCCAAGTATAGGTGTTGGGTGTACCAAAGAGCAGATTTGAATAG AGTGCTCATGTCGCAAGCTCTCGGCGCGTACTGTGATTTGAAACAAGACGTTACATCATGGAACTATACAGAGGGGGCTGCAGTCGCTATAGAAATGGAAGAGTATGAGCGAGAAAGAGATCAGTGTCCAATGCACTTTGATGATGGAAGCGATCCTTGGGCGACTAAGGAAAACTTCATCAAAGTGTTCTCATTTTCATATTCGTTTTGGAGAGGAAATGGTGCGCCAGTGTTGCATGTAGCTAATCTAACTATAGTTGTTCTATTAGTGTCTATATTGAAGTGcctacttaattaa
- the LOC123692213 gene encoding vesicle-fusing ATPase 1-like, which yields MSSMRMKAAKCPSDELAITNCALVNPDDFPSDVKHIEISTGPSQHFVFSVRFYSGVDRGTVGFSAPQRKWATLSIGQTIDVRPFKPQSAECLCSVTLEADFMLKKTTSMEPYDSEQMARDFLIQFSNQIFTVGQQLAFSFQEKKVLSLIVKNLEAVDVQALASGANAVPRRVKLGRLLPDACIQFDKAENSSLNLVGKAKGKQPRQSIINPDWDFGKMGIGGLDNEFNAIFRRAFASRVFPPEVVEQLGCKHVKGILLFGPPGTGKTLMARQIGKMLNAREPKIVNGPQILDKYVGESEANIRRLFADAEEEEKRCGPNSGLHIIIFDEIDAICKARGSVGGNTGVHDTVVNQLLSKIDGVDQLNNILVIGMTNRRDMIDEALMRPGRLEVQMEIGLPDEKGRVQILNIHTKRMREYKKIAEDVDCKELASLTKNFSGAELEGLVRAAQSTAMNRLIKASSKVEVDPEAMEKLMVERTDFLHALENDIKPAFGTAAEALEHFLARGIINWGSPVSSILEDGQLYTQQARATEASGLVSVLLEGPPNSGKTALAAQLAKLSDFPFVKVCSPEDMVGFTETAKCLQIRKYFDDAYRSTLSCILVDNIERLLDYGPIGPRYSNLTLQALLVLLKKEPPKGRKLLILCTSSRRQVLEDMEVLSAFTGVLHVPNLSQPEHVLSVLEESDAFTARDLAKIKQELRGAKIFIGIKKLLALIDMVKQTDEDSRVFKFLTKMQEEGGLDLGTTIQ from the exons ATGTCTTCAATG CGCATGAAGGCAGCCAAATGCCCCTCTGATGAGCTGGCAATTACCAACTGTGCTCTTGTAAATCCTGATGATTTCCCAAGTGACGtaaa GCACATCGAGATTTCAACAGGTCCATCTCAGCACTTTGTATTTAGTGTTAGATTCTACAGTGGGGTGGACCGTGGTACTGTAGGCTTTTCAGCTCCCCAACGTAAATGGGCTACACTCTCCATTGGGCAG ACTATTGATGTGAGACCGTTCAAGCCGCAAAGTGCAGAATGTCTATGCAGTGTTACACTTGAAGCTGACTTCATGCTTAAGAAAAC GACATCAATGGAGCCCTATGATTCAGAGCAAATGGCGCGAGACTTCCTCATTCAGTTTTCGAATCAAATATTCACCGTCGGCCAACAATTGGCATTTTCGTTCCAGGAGAAGAAAGTTCTTTCTCTGATCGTCAAGAACTTAGAAG CGGTTGATGTACAAGCATTAGCATCGGGGGCAAATGCGGTGCCCCGTCGCGTTAAATTGGGACGACTTTTACCTGATGCCTGCATTCAGTTTGATAAGGCTGAGAATTCTTCGCTCAACCTTGTTGGCAAGGCTAAAGg AAAACAACCTCGTCAATCCATCATCAACCCAGACTGGGACTTCGGAAAGATGGGAATTGGTGGTCTGGACAATGAGTTCAATGCCATATTCCGTCGTGCCTTCGCTTCCCGTGTCTTCCCACCGGAAGTCGTTGAACAGTTAG gaTGCAAGCACGTAAAGGGTATCCTCCTTTTCGGACCACCCGGTACTGGTAAGACTCTGATGGCGCGACAAATCGGCAAAATGTTGAACGCACGTGAACCGAAAATTGTCAACGGTCCACAAATTTTGGACAAATATGTCGGTGAGAGCGAGGCCAATATCCGGAGGCTGTTCGCTGATGCCGAAGAGGAAGAAAAAAGG TGTGGACCCAACAGTGGACTTCACATCATAATCTTTGATGAAATCGACGCCATTTGCAAAGCGAGAGGCTCCGTTGGCGGCAACACTGGCGTTCACGATACCGTTGTGAACCAACTGCTTTCAAAGATTGATG GTGTGGACCAACTAAACAACATCCTCGTCATCGGTATGACAAACAGACGGGACATGATTGACGAGGCTCTAATGCGACCGGGAAGGTTGGAAGTGCAAATGGAGATCGGTCTACCAGATGAGAAGGGTAGAGTGCAGATCTTGAACATTCATACCAAACGGATGAGGGAGTATAAGAAGATCGCGGAGGATGTTGATTGCAAG GAACTAGCGTCGCTCACCAAAAACTTCTCCGGCGCGGAGCTCGAGGGTCTGGTACGTGCTGCCCAGTCGACGGCCATGAACAGACTGATCAAGGCGTCGAGTAAGGTGGAAGTAGACCCAGAGGCGATGGAGAAACTCATGGTGGAGAGGACTGACTTCTTGCACGCTCTGGAGAATGATATCAAGCCG gCATTCGGCACAGCAGCAGAGGCATTGGAACATTTCCTCGCTCGCGGCATCATCAATTGGGGTTCACCCGTTTCGTCGATACTTGAAGACGGACAACTGTACACACAGCAGGCTAGGGCTACTGAAGCTAGTG GTCTAGTATCAGTTCTCCTAGAGGGGCCACCGAACAGCGGCAAAACCGCGTTGGCTGCACAACTTGCCAAGTTATCAGACTTCCCGTTCGTCAAAGTTTGCTCGCCGGAAGATATGGTCGGGTTCACGGAGACCGCTAAGTGTCTGCAAATAAGGAAG TACTTCGACGACGCGTACCGCTCAACCCTGTCGTGCATACTGGTAGACAACATTGAGCGTCTGCTGGACTACGGGCCGATCGGACCGCGCTACTCCAACCTGACGCTGCAGGCGCTGCTCGTGCTGCTGAAGAAGGAGCCGCCCAAGGGCAGGAAGCTGCTCATCCTGTGCACTAGTAGCAGACG TCAAGTGCTAGAAGACATGGAGGTGCTATCCGCGTTCACGGGCGTGCTGCACGTGCCGAACCTCTCGCAGCCGGAGCACGTGCTCTCAGTGCTGGAGGAGAGCGACGCATTCACGGCCCGTGATCTCGCCAAGATAAAGCAAGAGTTGCGGGGAGCCAA AATTTTCATCGGCATCAAGAAACTGTTGGCCCTCATAGACATGGTGAAACAGACGGACGAAGATTCGCGCGTGTTTAAATTCCTCACAAAGATGCAAGAAGAGGGCGGGCTCGATCTCGGCACAACCATACAATAA
- the LOC123692215 gene encoding transcription elongation factor 1 homolog gives MGRRKSKRKPPPKRKAIEPLDQQFNCPFCNHEKSCEVKMDRARNTARIQCRVCLEDFQTTTNVLSEPIDVYNDWVDACESAN, from the exons ATGGGTCGTCGAAAGTCGAAAAGAAAGCCACCACCAAAACGCAAAGCTATTGAGCCTCTTGATCAACAATTTAACTGTCCGTTTTGCAACCACGAAAAATCTTGTGaagtaaaaat GGATCGCGCAAGAAATACGGCGCGCATCCAATGCCGGGTCTGTTTAGAAGATTTTCAAACCACAACAAATGTTTTATCAGAACCTATAGATGTTTACAATGATTGGGTTGACGCCTGTGAAAGCGCTAATTAG
- the LOC123692383 gene encoding calcium homeostasis endoplasmic reticulum protein isoform X1 — protein MELPQPPQDQDLRNIIDKLAQFVARNGPEFEKMTKTKQKNNPKFSFLYGGEYFNYYQYKVTTEQAILKQSAGGQAAPPPSGAYMAQTRQYVMPQQAGATPAQLGLAATMAAAPALQQWLAANSAPPAPQHSLEIDNVNAQINMLKDQITQSENNLNAQHNVLIQQQQAKINELVSKAQVETIQIMAEDNNISLSELDNILQPIIESCTKDSISAGKGWILQHASSADAGKVISQHLLRKVTQPGAAFTQKLHIIYLVNDVLHHCARKNAEDLKKNLENVVVPMFCNASIAVTEEQEAKLNKLLRLWESKSNYFDSGVIEKMKSPTSSYQDYQNNLIAQHSNAIAHLTQQTKSTFENYQTQHQAFVAHTLQQIQQMEMQKHALELNNHESNKDNQQNMPNPFQNNFNDQGYPPMGGFDQNFGPNHQQFGSESGDNYASNNSLSGNENSFDSQMFDQMKQQKTEQADEPDLSILPNINFSQPPPGFEPKPLPLAFQNGLPDLSKPPPGFPPFPEINNEELMPSVPYFELPAGLMVPLIMLEDDKYKPLDPSRIRLPPPAPPNERLLAAVDAFYASPNHERPRDNEGWEKLGLYEYYKAKNAARKNKEEAIAQGRRMKSKSPSPIPKDLQKQPTPPGRRYRSLSKSPEPKPVIPLSPRKSKSRSPSPRRRPTTWRRDRDSRRKSRSRSRSRSRSRSRDRERHRDSPRDKMRRVEKSRSPTPPSFMGSSYPSTSGGIDSSNKGHQLLQKMGWSAGGLGAAGQGIAEPISGGAVRDRHDQYKGIGVNLNDPYENFRKNKGAAFITRIKERALERSS, from the exons ATGGAGCTTCCACAGCCGCCACAAG ATCAAGATCTTCGCAATATAATCGACAAACTCGCCCAATTTGTCGCACGAAATGGGCCCGAGTTCGAGAAGATGACCAAGACGAAACAAAAGAACAATCCCAAATTCAGTTTCCTGTACGGTGGCGAGTACTTCAACTACTACCAGTACAAAGTGACGACAGAGCAAGCAA TTCTAAAGCAATCGGCCGGTGGCCAGGCGGCCCCTCCTCCGTCCGGGGCTTATATGGCACAGACAAGGCAATATGTAATGCCCCAACAGGCTGGCGCGACGCCTGCCCAGCTCGGGCTGGCTGCGACGATGGCGGCGGCTCCGGCGCTCCAGCAATGGCTCGCGGCGAATTCGGCTCCGCCCGCTCCACAACACTCCCTTGAGATTGACAATGTGAATGCTCAGATCAACATGTTAAAAGACCAAATCACTCAGTCAGAGAATAATCTTAATGCTCAACATAAT GTACTCATCCAACAGCAACAAGCTAAAATCAATGAATTGGTGAGCAAAGCTCAGGTAGAGACTATACAGATCATGGCAGAAGATAACAACATCAGCTTATCGGAGTTAGACAACATCTTACAGCCCATTATTGAATCTTGCACTAAAGATAGCATATCAGCAG GAAAAGGATGGATACTGCAGCATGCTTCGTCGGCAGATGCAGGCAAAGTGATTTCTCAACATCTGCTGCGGAAGGTTACCCAGCCTGGAGCGGCTTTCACACAAAAACTGCACATCATATATCTAGTCAACGACGTCTTACATCACTG TGCACGCAAAAACGCCGAAGATCTCAAGAAAAATTTGGAAAATGTGGTGGTTCCAATGTTTTGCAATGCCAGTATAG CCGTTACTGAAGAACAGGAGGCTAAGCTTAACAAACTGCTTCGTCTTTGGGAATCCAAGTCCAACTACTTCGACTCGGGGGTCATTGAAAAGATGAAGAGCCCTACCAGTTCATATCAAGATTACCAGAATAACCTGATTGCGCAGCACTCGAATGCTATCGCTCATTTAACGCAACAAACAAAATCTACCTTTGAAAA CTACCAAACACAACATCAAGCTTTTGTCGCTCACACATTGCAACAAATACAACAAATGGAGATGCAAAAACATGCACTAGAACTAAACAACCATGAATCAAACAAAGACAATCAGCAAAATATGCCAAATCCCTTCCagaacaatttcaatgatCAAGGGTATCCTCCGATGGGCGGATTTGATCAGAATTTCGGGCCGAACCACCAACAGTTTGGTAGCGAGAGCGGTGACAATTATGCGTCAAACAATAGTTTGAGCGGGAATGAAAATAGTTTCGATAGTCAAATGTTTGATCAAATGAAACAACAAAAAACGGAACAAGCTGATGAACCTGACTTGTCCATTTTGCCGAACATAAATTTCTCACAACCGCCTCCCGGTTTCGAACCAAAGCCTCTGCCATTGGCTTTCCAAAATGGTCTTCCAGATCTCAGTAAGCCCCCGCCAGGATTCCCCCCCTTCCCAGAAATTAACAACGAAGAGCTGATGCCCTCAGTCCCATACTTTGAATTACCTGCTGGTTTGATGGTACCACTTATAATG TTGGAAGACGATAAATACAAGCCTTTAGATCCATCTCGGATAAGATTGCCGCCACCGGCTCCGCCAAATGAGAGGCTCTTAGCAGCTGTTGACGCGTTCTATGCGTCGCCTAACCACGAACGGCCGAGGGATAA TGAAGGATGGGAGAAATTAGgattatatgaatattacaAAGCAAAGAATGCAGCTAGAAAGAATAAAGAGGAAGCGATTGCACAAGGGCGAAGGATGAAGTCAAAGTCGCCCAGCCCCATACCAAAAGACTTACAGAAACAACCAACACCACCGGGAAGAAGATATAG GTCATTAAGTAAATCACCAGAGCCGAAGCCAGTAATTCCATTATCACCGCGGAAGTCAAAGTCACGGTCGCCGTCACCCAGACGGAGGCCCACGACGTGGAGGAGGGATAGAGATA GTCGTCGCAAGTCACGGTCACGCTCACGCTCACGGTCGCGCAGCCGGTCACGTGATCGCGAGCGGCACCGCGACTCGCCGCGCGACAAGATGCGACGCGTCGAGAAGTCGCGGTCACCCACACCGCCTAGTTTTAT GGGCTCATCATACCCGAGCACGTCGGGCGGCATCGACTCGAGCAACAAGGGCCACCAGCTGCTGCAGAAGATGGGCTGGAGCGCGGGCGGGCTCGGCGCGGCCGGCCAGGGCATCGCCGAGCCGATCAGCGGTGGTGCCGTCCGAGATAGGCATGATCAGTATAAGG GTATAGGAGTTAATTTAAATGATCCATATGAAAACTTCAGAAAGAACAAAGGTGCGGCATTTATTACGAGAATAAAAGAGAGAGCGTTGGAGCGATCGTCGTGA
- the LOC123692383 gene encoding calcium homeostasis endoplasmic reticulum protein isoform X2, with the protein MAAAPALQQWLAANSAPPAPQHSLEIDNVNAQINMLKDQITQSENNLNAQHNVLIQQQQAKINELVSKAQVETIQIMAEDNNISLSELDNILQPIIESCTKDSISAGKGWILQHASSADAGKVISQHLLRKVTQPGAAFTQKLHIIYLVNDVLHHCARKNAEDLKKNLENVVVPMFCNASIAVTEEQEAKLNKLLRLWESKSNYFDSGVIEKMKSPTSSYQDYQNNLIAQHSNAIAHLTQQTKSTFENYQTQHQAFVAHTLQQIQQMEMQKHALELNNHESNKDNQQNMPNPFQNNFNDQGYPPMGGFDQNFGPNHQQFGSESGDNYASNNSLSGNENSFDSQMFDQMKQQKTEQADEPDLSILPNINFSQPPPGFEPKPLPLAFQNGLPDLSKPPPGFPPFPEINNEELMPSVPYFELPAGLMVPLIMLEDDKYKPLDPSRIRLPPPAPPNERLLAAVDAFYASPNHERPRDNEGWEKLGLYEYYKAKNAARKNKEEAIAQGRRMKSKSPSPIPKDLQKQPTPPGRRYRSLSKSPEPKPVIPLSPRKSKSRSPSPRRRPTTWRRDRDSRRKSRSRSRSRSRSRSRDRERHRDSPRDKMRRVEKSRSPTPPSFMGSSYPSTSGGIDSSNKGHQLLQKMGWSAGGLGAAGQGIAEPISGGAVRDRHDQYKGIGVNLNDPYENFRKNKGAAFITRIKERALERSS; encoded by the exons ATGGCGGCGGCTCCGGCGCTCCAGCAATGGCTCGCGGCGAATTCGGCTCCGCCCGCTCCACAACACTCCCTTGAGATTGACAATGTGAATGCTCAGATCAACATGTTAAAAGACCAAATCACTCAGTCAGAGAATAATCTTAATGCTCAACATAAT GTACTCATCCAACAGCAACAAGCTAAAATCAATGAATTGGTGAGCAAAGCTCAGGTAGAGACTATACAGATCATGGCAGAAGATAACAACATCAGCTTATCGGAGTTAGACAACATCTTACAGCCCATTATTGAATCTTGCACTAAAGATAGCATATCAGCAG GAAAAGGATGGATACTGCAGCATGCTTCGTCGGCAGATGCAGGCAAAGTGATTTCTCAACATCTGCTGCGGAAGGTTACCCAGCCTGGAGCGGCTTTCACACAAAAACTGCACATCATATATCTAGTCAACGACGTCTTACATCACTG TGCACGCAAAAACGCCGAAGATCTCAAGAAAAATTTGGAAAATGTGGTGGTTCCAATGTTTTGCAATGCCAGTATAG CCGTTACTGAAGAACAGGAGGCTAAGCTTAACAAACTGCTTCGTCTTTGGGAATCCAAGTCCAACTACTTCGACTCGGGGGTCATTGAAAAGATGAAGAGCCCTACCAGTTCATATCAAGATTACCAGAATAACCTGATTGCGCAGCACTCGAATGCTATCGCTCATTTAACGCAACAAACAAAATCTACCTTTGAAAA CTACCAAACACAACATCAAGCTTTTGTCGCTCACACATTGCAACAAATACAACAAATGGAGATGCAAAAACATGCACTAGAACTAAACAACCATGAATCAAACAAAGACAATCAGCAAAATATGCCAAATCCCTTCCagaacaatttcaatgatCAAGGGTATCCTCCGATGGGCGGATTTGATCAGAATTTCGGGCCGAACCACCAACAGTTTGGTAGCGAGAGCGGTGACAATTATGCGTCAAACAATAGTTTGAGCGGGAATGAAAATAGTTTCGATAGTCAAATGTTTGATCAAATGAAACAACAAAAAACGGAACAAGCTGATGAACCTGACTTGTCCATTTTGCCGAACATAAATTTCTCACAACCGCCTCCCGGTTTCGAACCAAAGCCTCTGCCATTGGCTTTCCAAAATGGTCTTCCAGATCTCAGTAAGCCCCCGCCAGGATTCCCCCCCTTCCCAGAAATTAACAACGAAGAGCTGATGCCCTCAGTCCCATACTTTGAATTACCTGCTGGTTTGATGGTACCACTTATAATG TTGGAAGACGATAAATACAAGCCTTTAGATCCATCTCGGATAAGATTGCCGCCACCGGCTCCGCCAAATGAGAGGCTCTTAGCAGCTGTTGACGCGTTCTATGCGTCGCCTAACCACGAACGGCCGAGGGATAA TGAAGGATGGGAGAAATTAGgattatatgaatattacaAAGCAAAGAATGCAGCTAGAAAGAATAAAGAGGAAGCGATTGCACAAGGGCGAAGGATGAAGTCAAAGTCGCCCAGCCCCATACCAAAAGACTTACAGAAACAACCAACACCACCGGGAAGAAGATATAG GTCATTAAGTAAATCACCAGAGCCGAAGCCAGTAATTCCATTATCACCGCGGAAGTCAAAGTCACGGTCGCCGTCACCCAGACGGAGGCCCACGACGTGGAGGAGGGATAGAGATA GTCGTCGCAAGTCACGGTCACGCTCACGCTCACGGTCGCGCAGCCGGTCACGTGATCGCGAGCGGCACCGCGACTCGCCGCGCGACAAGATGCGACGCGTCGAGAAGTCGCGGTCACCCACACCGCCTAGTTTTAT GGGCTCATCATACCCGAGCACGTCGGGCGGCATCGACTCGAGCAACAAGGGCCACCAGCTGCTGCAGAAGATGGGCTGGAGCGCGGGCGGGCTCGGCGCGGCCGGCCAGGGCATCGCCGAGCCGATCAGCGGTGGTGCCGTCCGAGATAGGCATGATCAGTATAAGG GTATAGGAGTTAATTTAAATGATCCATATGAAAACTTCAGAAAGAACAAAGGTGCGGCATTTATTACGAGAATAAAAGAGAGAGCGTTGGAGCGATCGTCGTGA
- the LOC123692384 gene encoding protein misato: MSTREILTIQLGHYSNYVGAHFWNIQELSFDYTGTVKTEVNHDILYREGQTSTGEVTYTPRLLLADLKGSLKTLPATGGLESATNDEGDLPWSYVEKIEDPPAEKNEFLSDIEAENPPDTQDKKYILEDNINTWTDYLYPRFHSRTINVIKSYQHGDEHEGFDIGSTGRSIWKSDYGDTFTDNIRKYVEECDSMQGFQVNFDCYNGFSGLAIGCIEHLADEYSKTVLAYPIIPSYFNDNNPANQEERDTSNLKDSMRLVNIALAIEELSQNASLFVPLCTSDKGWRKPGNPRSFEYVSYNHALYYHSSALLASALDTLSQKYRHKTNIYTLSDMCADLTGYGRKMAAASLRLPFAFHESEYLIDYLNTTTQPIYTPITPSCKIATDKIFQLITVRGIPENYLKAPMKEAKEQMNIPAYRCRDIKEMFELYFQANNFLSATNVTVCDKPLEVKNPYPNIFSDKLNKYGFIQDDARTSNIQSCPVIAGYHNGNFMADMIEKLHREVSRIKFAKLHKFKEEGLEAADYQECLDRLAEFKDNYEDDFEL; encoded by the exons atGTCTACACGTGAAATTCTTACCATTCAGTTAGGCCACTACTCCAATTATGTAGGTGCACATTTTTGGAATATACAGGAATTAAGTTTCGATTATACTGGAACAGTAAAAACCGAAGTCAACcatgatattttatatagagaGGGCCAAACATCCACCGGAGAGGTTACTTATACACCAAGATTACTATTGGCGGATTTAAAAGGTTCTCTTAAAACTTTGCCAGCAACCGGGGGTCTCGAAAGTGCAACCAATGATGAAGGCGATCTTCCTTGGTCGTATGTTGAAAAGATAGAGGATCCTCCAGCTGAGAAAAATGAATTTCTGTCTGATATTGAAGCTGAAAACCCACCAGACACCcaagataaaaaatacattttagaaGACAATATAAATACGTGGACTGACTATCTATACCCCAGATTTCATTCACGgacaataaatgtaataaaaagttatcaaCATGGAGATGAAcat GAAGGTTTTGATATAGGAAGCACTGGCCGATCAATATGGAAATCAGATTATGGTGATACCTTTACAGACAATATACGGAAATATGTTGAAGAATGCGACAGCATGCAAGGATTTCAAGTGAATTTTGATTGTTACAATGGATTTTCTGGATTAGCCATTGGATGTATTGAGCATTTAGCAGATGAATATTCCAAGACTGTACTAGCATACCCCATAATACcttcatattttaatgacaATAATCCTGCTAATCAAGAAGAAAGAGATACATCTAATTTGAAGGATTCAATGCGGCTGGTTAATATAGCACTTGCAATTGAAGAATTGTCACAGAATGCTAGTCTTTTTGTGCCTTTATGTACTAGTGATAAGGGTTGGAGAAAACCTGGGAATCCCAGATCATTTGAATATGTTTCATATAATCATGCATTGTATTATCATTCCTCTGCTTTGTTAGCATCTGCTTTAGATACCTTGAGCCAAAAGTATAgacataaaacaaatatctATACCTTGTCCGATATGTGTGCTGATCTGACAGGCTATGGGAGGAAAATGGCTGCTGCCTCTCTAAGACTACCATTTGCATTCCATGAGTCAGAATATCTTATTGACTACTTAAATACTACCACACAGCCTATATACACTCCTATAACACCAAGTTGTAAGATTGCAACTGACAAAATATTCCAGCTTATAACAGTGAGAGGTATTCCCGAAAACTATTTGAAAGCACCAATGAAAGAGGCTAAGGAACAAATGAACATTCCAGCCTACAGATGTAGAGACATTAAAGAAATGTTTGAACTCTATTTCCAAGCTAATAACTTCTTGTCTGCAACAAATGTTACAGTTTGTGACAAACCATTGGAAGTGAAGAATCCATAtccaaatatattttctgataAACTAAACAAGTATGGCTTTATTCAAGATGATGCAAGGACATCTAATATTCAGAGTTGTCCTGTCATAGCTGGATACCATAATGGGAACTTCATGGCAGATATGATAGAAAAACTGCACAGAGAAGTGAGCAGAATCAAATTTGCGAAATTGCATAAATTCAAAGAAGAAGGATTGGAAGCTGCTGATTACCAGGAGTGCCTTGATAGACTTGCTGAGTTTAAGGATAATTACGAAGACGACTTCGAACTATAa